In one window of Vibrio pelagius DNA:
- the fabV gene encoding enoyl-ACP reductase FabV, whose product MIIKPIIKGVVAKNAHPLGCQEAVKQQIEFVKNAPQIKNGPKRVLIIGASSGFGLAARIALTFGGAQADTIGVSFERGPSEQSLGSAGWYNNIYFKQEAKRQGRKAINIVGDAFSQETRSQVVEAIETYFEGEVDLIIYSLAAGVRPKGNTEEFWRSAIKPIGQSVTGNTISLEDDSWNTSTLEPATEEEAASTLKVMGGEDWRQWVDELINSESIAEGCKTIAFSYVGPEVTHPIYLDGTLGRAKIDLHQASHALNLELANFNGGAYATVCKALVTKASVFIPGLSPYLLALYQVMKEKGTHENCIQQMQRLFSTKLYGQEKVPLDGERLIRMDDWELKPETQSHVSELLQAMNETNFTQIGDYAGFKQEFMQLNGFEFPGVDYTQPLKTEDFINLKP is encoded by the coding sequence ATGATAATAAAACCCATTATAAAGGGTGTCGTTGCCAAGAATGCGCACCCCCTCGGCTGCCAAGAGGCGGTCAAACAACAAATCGAATTCGTAAAAAATGCCCCGCAGATAAAAAACGGACCTAAGCGTGTGTTGATTATTGGGGCTTCTTCCGGCTTCGGGCTTGCGGCAAGAATCGCCCTCACCTTTGGCGGAGCTCAGGCTGACACTATCGGCGTCTCTTTTGAGCGAGGCCCTAGTGAACAATCTTTGGGTAGCGCCGGTTGGTACAACAATATCTACTTCAAGCAAGAAGCTAAGCGCCAAGGCCGCAAAGCGATAAACATCGTTGGCGACGCGTTCTCGCAAGAGACTCGCTCACAAGTCGTTGAAGCAATTGAAACCTACTTTGAAGGCGAAGTTGACTTAATCATCTATAGTCTTGCTGCAGGAGTCCGCCCCAAAGGTAATACTGAAGAGTTCTGGCGCTCAGCTATAAAACCTATCGGTCAGAGCGTCACAGGCAACACCATTTCCCTTGAAGACGACAGCTGGAATACATCCACGCTGGAACCTGCAACGGAAGAAGAAGCCGCCAGCACACTCAAAGTGATGGGTGGCGAAGATTGGCGTCAATGGGTCGATGAGCTGATTAACTCGGAATCCATTGCTGAGGGATGTAAAACCATCGCTTTCTCTTACGTGGGCCCAGAGGTGACACACCCTATCTATCTTGATGGCACACTAGGTCGTGCTAAGATCGATCTTCATCAAGCGAGTCATGCACTTAATCTTGAACTGGCAAACTTTAACGGCGGCGCATACGCAACCGTGTGTAAAGCGCTAGTCACCAAAGCAAGTGTTTTCATTCCTGGCTTGAGCCCGTATCTACTGGCTCTTTATCAAGTAATGAAAGAGAAAGGCACCCATGAGAACTGTATCCAACAAATGCAACGTTTGTTCAGCACTAAACTCTATGGTCAAGAGAAGGTGCCCCTTGATGGTGAACGACTGATTCGAATGGACGACTGGGAGTTAAAACCAGAAACTCAATCCCATGTTTCGGAGCTTCTTCAAGCAATGAACGAAACCAACTTTACCCAAATTGGTGATTACGCAGGTTTCAAACAGGAGTTCATGCAACTCAACGGTTTTGAGTTCCCTGGGGTTGATTACACTCAGCCTTTGAAAACAGAAGATTTTATAAATCTCAAGCCATAA
- a CDS encoding FAD-dependent oxidoreductase, translating into MNQNKMDKKQPSIAIVGGGIAGATSAIHFSERGYAVTLLEKGPSLVNGPPICHLHAGGNLYRDISQEQCLQLLAQSIDTVRLFPHTLNIRPTVIAVPHSDGGQPEELLPRLKVIKSAYQALVEQDPSNQVLGNPDEYYKLYGKQELVALSTKKQPKNPRTLDEWCIPFAKHTDLDTLKYPVAVVQEYGLSVFRLSAMAQLSLEKQSNCNILTHSRLISVTQLDDEWELCYFDQKGNKQKFTAQYLINASGFETGVVDDYVGSKQERLVEFKAAYVTDWADCREHHEEWPEVIFHGPRGTPQGMAQLTPYADGIFQLHGMTEGITLFEGGLVSSSAESSQPQLPQKLLKKIVSGWTEEQLEQRTQAAITHMAQFIPSFKSATIGGKPLFGAQQIPGTDPSLRASDVSFSGEKYARLEVVKASSTLEAAQKINSRWFDGQGQQTTIEETHPVTMSLNIDDVEAKAITLTQERGYPAALAIVTGESRLI; encoded by the coding sequence ATGAACCAGAACAAAATGGATAAAAAACAACCGTCTATTGCGATAGTTGGCGGTGGTATTGCAGGTGCAACCAGTGCCATTCATTTCAGCGAGCGTGGATATGCGGTCACTTTGCTTGAAAAAGGGCCAAGCTTGGTGAATGGACCTCCGATTTGCCATTTGCATGCTGGTGGAAATTTGTATCGTGATATTTCTCAAGAGCAATGTCTTCAACTCCTCGCTCAATCTATCGATACTGTTCGCTTGTTTCCTCATACGCTTAATATTCGACCAACAGTGATTGCAGTACCTCATAGTGATGGAGGGCAACCTGAAGAGTTGTTACCTCGCTTGAAAGTCATTAAATCGGCATATCAGGCTTTGGTTGAACAGGATCCGAGTAATCAAGTGCTCGGAAACCCAGACGAGTACTACAAGCTCTATGGAAAACAAGAGCTAGTCGCTTTATCAACCAAAAAACAACCTAAAAATCCAAGAACGTTGGATGAGTGGTGTATTCCATTCGCAAAGCACACTGATCTAGACACGCTGAAGTACCCAGTCGCTGTAGTTCAAGAGTATGGATTGAGCGTATTTCGTTTGTCTGCAATGGCGCAGCTGTCGTTAGAAAAGCAGAGCAACTGTAATATTCTTACCCACAGCCGACTCATATCGGTGACCCAGTTAGACGATGAGTGGGAGCTATGCTATTTCGATCAAAAAGGGAATAAGCAGAAGTTTACCGCCCAATACCTGATTAATGCGAGTGGCTTTGAAACCGGTGTTGTGGACGATTATGTTGGTTCCAAACAAGAACGTCTTGTGGAGTTTAAAGCTGCGTACGTAACGGATTGGGCAGATTGTCGCGAACATCATGAAGAGTGGCCAGAAGTGATATTTCACGGGCCGCGAGGAACACCTCAAGGCATGGCGCAGTTAACACCTTATGCAGACGGTATATTTCAACTCCATGGTATGACTGAAGGGATTACGTTGTTTGAAGGTGGGCTAGTGTCTTCCTCTGCCGAATCTTCTCAACCCCAACTTCCACAGAAGTTACTGAAGAAGATTGTATCCGGCTGGACTGAAGAGCAGCTAGAGCAGAGAACACAAGCAGCGATTACTCATATGGCTCAATTTATTCCTAGCTTTAAATCGGCAACGATAGGTGGGAAGCCTTTGTTCGGTGCTCAACAGATTCCAGGGACTGATCCTAGTTTACGAGCTTCTGACGTCTCTTTCAGTGGCGAAAAATACGCAAGATTAGAGGTTGTAAAAGCGTCTTCCACTTTAGAAGCGGCTCAGAAAATTAATAGTCGTTGGTTTGATGGTCAAGGGCAGCAGACCACGATTGAAGAGACACACCCTGTGACAATGTCACTTAATATCGATGATGTCGAGGCAAAAGCGATCACTTTGACCCAAGAGCGTGGCTACCCGGCAGCTTTAGCAATTGTTACAGGTGAAAGTCGACTCATTTAG
- a CDS encoding ABC transporter permease, which produces MSHSKGLNKRLFSWSIEEIRHGQLWPVSIALTLIIACVFALSALAERMEQVIVKQGKDALTADSVFISANPLPEPLLELVADKKLDKSKLTRFSTMAFSDNGMQLVTVKAVESNYPLRGEMLLESGDVQQSQVNPGELWLDERIFSQLEVSIGDNVTIGDADLTITGRIAQEPGLSFNPFQQMPAVLIHSSDIDATGAIQPGSRVSYRLFLNGEDGDLKVIQDSVELTPSDRWRNQDSASRTNEMFDKTTQYLSLTVAIVVIMAATTLVLTCQHYVASRQKTIAMLKSLGASKQWVIHWLSIQVLMLMVIGVVFGIGIGIGLEFLLRIPLGDLLPNPLPSYGYQPIMLSVLTSVLIGVPALGIPLVGLVNTSAISVIQSSHQGQNSTRRYLLLLVPVVPMLLMYGNNLLVWIVLGGIVALFAVLALVSILVLRLIGKLRVSTAMRLAISRINRTPIATGIQFGALALSLMLLSIIWLVRSDLLSDWQQTLPENAPNAFALNIADYEKDAYLGAIDANNVERTQAFPIIRGRLTTINGVEAGEYSDNAEDADVLSREINFTWGESLPEYNEVTAGQWTTENGVSVESEVADQLGLKIGDELSFTINSQRFDARVNTIRKVEWREMKPNFYFIFTPDVLSSIPSTWLVSFRLQEQHDEMLSQLSRNHPTVSLMDIRKMGSKIQELLKQIIWSITVLAGLGVVAGLLLIFTLLRLSLSQRQQEIRLYRTLGASKNRILNTIWCEYGIMALVAGSIAALGAELSVASLMTFGFELPVTLHPVLWIALPVITFVTLAAVVNSLIKRLLAPMKKDFN; this is translated from the coding sequence GTGAGTCATTCAAAAGGATTGAACAAACGACTCTTTAGTTGGAGCATTGAAGAGATACGTCATGGTCAGTTATGGCCCGTTTCTATTGCGCTCACTTTAATCATCGCTTGTGTGTTCGCTCTATCGGCACTGGCCGAGCGAATGGAGCAGGTTATTGTTAAGCAGGGCAAAGATGCGCTTACCGCTGACAGTGTATTTATTTCTGCGAACCCACTTCCTGAACCACTTCTCGAGTTGGTTGCGGATAAGAAGCTAGATAAGAGTAAGCTCACTCGCTTCTCAACGATGGCTTTCAGCGACAACGGCATGCAGTTAGTTACCGTAAAAGCCGTCGAGAGTAATTATCCGCTGCGTGGCGAGATGCTTCTAGAGAGTGGTGATGTTCAACAAAGTCAGGTTAACCCTGGTGAATTATGGCTTGATGAACGAATATTTTCTCAGCTAGAGGTCTCCATCGGTGACAATGTCACTATTGGTGATGCCGACTTGACGATTACCGGGCGTATTGCTCAAGAGCCGGGACTGAGTTTCAATCCATTCCAACAAATGCCTGCTGTGCTAATCCATAGCAGTGATATCGACGCAACGGGTGCGATTCAACCTGGAAGTCGAGTCAGTTACCGTTTGTTCTTAAATGGAGAGGATGGTGACCTTAAGGTCATTCAAGACTCGGTCGAACTTACACCAAGTGATCGCTGGCGTAACCAAGACAGCGCGAGTCGTACCAATGAAATGTTCGATAAAACGACTCAATATCTATCTCTCACTGTCGCGATTGTTGTCATCATGGCGGCAACCACATTGGTTCTCACTTGTCAGCACTACGTAGCAAGCCGACAAAAGACGATTGCTATGCTTAAGAGCTTAGGGGCGAGCAAACAGTGGGTTATCCATTGGCTCTCGATTCAAGTTTTGATGTTGATGGTTATTGGTGTCGTCTTTGGTATTGGGATCGGTATTGGTCTTGAATTTTTGTTGCGCATACCACTGGGAGACTTACTTCCCAACCCACTTCCAAGCTACGGCTATCAACCGATAATGTTGTCTGTATTAACCAGTGTACTAATTGGTGTACCTGCCTTGGGGATTCCTTTAGTGGGCTTGGTCAATACGTCTGCTATTAGTGTTATTCAATCTAGCCACCAAGGTCAAAACAGTACTAGGCGTTATCTGCTGCTGTTGGTGCCAGTAGTACCAATGTTGTTGATGTATGGTAATAACCTACTGGTGTGGATTGTCCTTGGCGGTATCGTCGCGCTATTTGCTGTGCTCGCACTGGTGAGTATTCTGGTATTGAGGTTGATTGGTAAACTGCGCGTTTCGACAGCAATGCGCTTGGCAATCAGTCGCATCAATCGCACGCCAATTGCGACGGGTATTCAGTTCGGCGCGCTCGCTTTGTCTCTAATGCTGCTCTCTATCATCTGGTTAGTACGCAGTGATTTGCTATCAGATTGGCAACAAACGCTCCCTGAGAATGCTCCGAACGCGTTTGCACTCAACATAGCGGATTATGAGAAGGACGCGTACCTCGGAGCGATTGATGCAAACAACGTCGAACGCACACAAGCTTTCCCGATTATCCGTGGCCGTCTAACAACCATTAATGGCGTTGAAGCGGGTGAGTATAGTGACAATGCCGAAGATGCTGATGTACTTAGCCGTGAGATTAACTTTACTTGGGGTGAATCTCTTCCTGAGTACAACGAAGTCACTGCAGGCCAGTGGACTACAGAGAATGGCGTTTCTGTTGAGTCTGAAGTTGCCGATCAACTTGGGCTTAAAATTGGCGACGAACTGTCATTTACAATAAACAGCCAGCGTTTTGATGCGAGAGTAAACACTATCCGTAAAGTAGAATGGCGTGAAATGAAGCCAAACTTTTACTTTATCTTTACGCCGGATGTACTGAGTTCAATTCCATCGACATGGTTAGTAAGCTTCAGGCTACAAGAGCAACACGACGAAATGTTGAGTCAGCTTTCTCGTAACCACCCAACTGTGAGCTTGATGGATATCCGCAAAATGGGGAGTAAGATCCAAGAGTTGTTGAAGCAGATCATATGGTCAATCACCGTGTTAGCGGGGCTTGGGGTTGTAGCTGGCTTGCTTTTGATCTTTACCTTGCTGCGTTTAAGTTTATCCCAGCGTCAACAAGAGATTCGTCTGTACCGTACATTAGGTGCTAGCAAAAATCGCATTCTTAATACGATTTGGTGTGAATACGGCATAATGGCACTTGTCGCAGGTAGTATCGCAGCCCTCGGTGCAGAGTTAAGTGTTGCAAGTTTAATGACCTTTGGCTTTGAATTACCCGTAACGCTGCATCCTGTTCTTTGGATTGCGTTACCAGTGATTACCTTTGTCACATTAGCCGCGGTGGTCAATAGTTTGATTAAGCGACTTCTTGCACCCATGAAGAAGGACTTTAACTAG
- a CDS encoding biotin-dependent carboxyltransferase family protein — protein MTKGSITILKPGPLSLIQDFGRYGLSHLGLTQGGAVDDYAYSWANHLLQNSINSPALEITLGQCAAEINQDCILAITGGDLQAKLDGVPITNWSTFVARKGQVLSFGLPKNGLRAYLAVSGGFKAPVSLTSASTVVREKVGGLTLDGQACQANQQIHFDKHPIPAGFKALSVTFRYTPDYNRPLKLRVVEGYQSHLFSEAAKSTFYNTVFTVSQNSNRMGYRLSGEPVESPAITILSEGIALGAIQIPKDGQPIILLNDRQTIGGYPKLGCIARIDLPRLAQAKPGQQVSFIAGDRLGLQEVWCQWARFFGY, from the coding sequence ATGACTAAGGGCTCCATAACAATATTAAAACCTGGACCACTCTCGCTAATCCAAGACTTTGGACGCTATGGCCTTTCACATTTAGGGCTAACACAAGGCGGTGCCGTTGATGATTACGCATACAGTTGGGCAAACCATCTACTTCAGAATTCTATTAACAGCCCCGCACTCGAGATTACTTTAGGGCAATGTGCAGCCGAAATTAACCAAGACTGTATATTGGCTATCACGGGTGGGGATCTGCAAGCTAAGCTCGACGGCGTTCCAATAACGAATTGGTCGACTTTTGTTGCTCGTAAAGGACAAGTTCTTTCATTTGGATTACCAAAAAACGGACTCAGAGCTTACCTAGCCGTGAGCGGAGGTTTTAAAGCGCCAGTGAGCTTAACCAGTGCTTCGACGGTAGTGCGCGAGAAAGTTGGCGGGCTGACTCTGGATGGGCAAGCTTGCCAAGCTAATCAACAGATTCATTTTGATAAGCACCCTATTCCAGCGGGTTTTAAGGCTCTAAGTGTGACTTTCCGTTATACACCAGATTACAACCGCCCCCTCAAACTAAGAGTGGTTGAAGGGTATCAGTCGCACCTGTTTTCAGAGGCCGCTAAATCTACCTTCTACAACACCGTTTTTACAGTCAGTCAGAACTCCAATCGTATGGGCTATCGATTGAGTGGCGAGCCTGTTGAGTCACCGGCTATCACTATTTTGTCTGAAGGTATCGCGTTGGGAGCGATACAAATACCAAAAGATGGACAACCGATTATTCTTCTTAATGACAGACAGACAATTGGAGGATACCCAAAACTAGGTTGCATTGCGCGTATCGATTTGCCGAGATTAGCGCAAGCCAAACCAGGACAGCAGGTCTCTTTTATTGCGGGAGATCGCTTGGGGCTTCAAGAAGTTTGGTGTCAATGGGCAAGGTTCTTTGGTTATTGA
- a CDS encoding 5-oxoprolinase subunit PxpA, with protein sequence MTTKVLLNCDMGESYGSWKMGDDEAVMEWVDMANVACGFHASDPHVMSKTIKLANHYNTQVGAHPGYQDLVGFGRRSIPHSMKEITELVCYQVGALKALCQHHGSKLHYVKPHGALYNDMMANTQIFNAIAEAVSGFGIPLMILSTANNQKFLDIADNYDLPLLLEAFADRAYLNNGQLAPRSVSGSVYTHQDDIYNQVMQIVNYGSVTTIEGERLEIEADTICVHGDNPQSIALIKRISQDINALR encoded by the coding sequence GTGACAACAAAAGTACTACTCAACTGCGATATGGGTGAAAGTTATGGTAGTTGGAAAATGGGTGACGACGAAGCCGTCATGGAGTGGGTAGATATGGCCAATGTAGCGTGTGGCTTTCATGCTTCAGATCCACACGTCATGTCGAAAACCATTAAACTTGCGAACCATTACAATACTCAGGTGGGGGCTCACCCCGGGTATCAAGATTTGGTTGGCTTTGGCCGCCGCTCTATTCCGCACTCGATGAAAGAGATAACGGAACTCGTCTGTTATCAAGTTGGAGCATTAAAAGCTTTGTGCCAACATCATGGAAGCAAGTTGCATTATGTTAAGCCTCATGGCGCCTTGTATAATGACATGATGGCGAATACGCAAATCTTCAATGCAATCGCGGAAGCCGTTTCAGGGTTTGGAATCCCACTTATGATTCTCTCTACCGCCAATAATCAAAAATTCCTCGATATTGCAGACAATTACGACCTTCCACTTTTACTTGAAGCCTTTGCAGACCGTGCCTATCTCAATAATGGACAGCTCGCCCCACGCTCTGTGTCTGGTTCTGTATATACCCACCAAGATGATATTTATAATCAAGTCATGCAGATAGTAAACTATGGCTCTGTGACCACCATTGAGGGTGAGCGACTTGAAATTGAAGCGGACACAATTTGCGTCCATGGCGACAACCCTCAATCCATCGCTTTGATTAAGCGTATTAGCCAAGACATCAATGCACTTAGGTAG
- a CDS encoding arylesterase, whose amino-acid sequence MTRLISFLIFILFSTTTLAQNQTILVLGDSLSAGYNMDIKQSWPTLLPDALAEYNKEVTVINGSISGDTTGNGLSRLPQLLIEHTPDKVLIELGANDGLRGFPPKVIEQNLAKIIEQVRASGAEPIMMQIRIPPNYGKRYNQQFEYVFTSLSDQQKVPLLPFFLEHIILKPEWMMNDGLHPKPEAQPWIADFVAEKLYQYL is encoded by the coding sequence ATGACTCGACTAATTTCCTTTTTGATTTTTATACTTTTTTCCACAACAACACTTGCGCAAAACCAGACGATATTAGTCCTAGGTGACAGTTTAAGTGCTGGCTACAACATGGATATCAAACAGAGCTGGCCAACCTTACTCCCTGACGCTCTGGCTGAATACAACAAAGAAGTCACTGTAATCAACGGCAGTATTTCCGGTGATACCACAGGTAATGGCTTATCTCGTTTACCGCAATTATTGATAGAACATACACCTGACAAAGTCCTTATCGAACTGGGTGCCAACGATGGTCTACGTGGTTTTCCACCTAAAGTGATCGAACAAAATCTCGCAAAGATCATTGAACAGGTTCGAGCATCTGGTGCAGAGCCCATTATGATGCAGATACGTATCCCACCTAATTATGGCAAGCGTTACAACCAACAATTTGAATACGTATTTACCTCGTTATCTGATCAGCAAAAGGTGCCTCTACTGCCATTCTTTCTCGAGCATATCATTCTGAAGCCTGAATGGATGATGAACGACGGACTACACCCGAAGCCTGAGGCTCAGCCTTGGATTGCAGACTTTGTTGCCGAGAAATTATACCAGTATCTTTAG
- a CDS encoding ABC transporter ATP-binding protein has protein sequence MHTSIIKAESVSKTVSTNQEQLTILEKVDIDIVEGETVAIVGTSGAGKSTLMTLLAGLDVPSSGEIHLLNKPLSQLDDEQRAQIRSESVGFVFQSFLLIPSLSALQNVTLPCLLKGEEEDIERATELLESVGLKDRVDHLPSQLSGGEQQRVALARAFMIKPKILFADEPTGNLDQQTAAKIVELLFELNASHGTTLVLVTHDPKLAQRCQRTLKMHLGQITEV, from the coding sequence ATGCATACATCCATAATAAAAGCTGAATCTGTTTCGAAGACAGTGTCTACTAATCAAGAACAATTGACAATCTTAGAGAAGGTTGACATCGATATTGTTGAAGGAGAAACCGTCGCTATTGTTGGTACGTCTGGCGCGGGTAAATCGACCTTAATGACACTGCTTGCAGGGCTCGATGTGCCAAGTTCTGGCGAAATCCATCTTCTCAACAAGCCACTTTCTCAACTCGATGATGAACAACGTGCTCAGATTCGAAGTGAATCGGTTGGATTTGTTTTCCAAAGCTTTCTACTCATCCCGAGCTTGTCTGCACTGCAGAACGTCACTTTGCCATGCTTACTAAAAGGCGAAGAAGAAGATATTGAGCGTGCGACTGAGCTTTTAGAGTCTGTTGGGCTTAAAGACCGCGTCGACCATCTACCATCACAACTGTCTGGTGGTGAGCAGCAGCGCGTGGCACTTGCACGTGCCTTTATGATTAAACCGAAAATTTTGTTTGCGGATGAACCAACAGGCAACCTAGATCAACAGACAGCAGCAAAGATTGTGGAGCTACTGTTTGAGCTTAACGCTTCTCACGGCACAACCTTAGTGCTGGTGACACACGATCCTAAGCTTGCACAACGCTGCCAACGCACTCTGAAAATGCACCTTGGTCAAATCACGGAGGTGTAG
- a CDS encoding 5-oxoprolinase subunit B family protein has protein sequence MITLDLNSEMRSLTKSQQNRPSSMALDASTAIASIAQTIRQAFEPYLMNVTPSYNTILVDYLPYRVQEQTFISQLEQLVSDIHLDCVFSNHSTATLTIPAYYGKETALDLSRFKQQGISLDQLIELHTNTTYQVSAVGFMPGFAFLSDVVVELSMPRHETPRLSVPKGSVGIADRKTAVYPDQSPGGWNIIARSPIQLFNSQVSVEHLNEASFFNVGDQVRFEAISRQDFLDLGGVLE, from the coding sequence ATGATCACACTCGATCTTAATAGCGAAATGAGATCGCTAACAAAATCACAACAAAATAGACCTAGCTCAATGGCGCTAGACGCCTCTACCGCTATTGCCTCCATAGCTCAGACAATACGGCAAGCATTCGAGCCCTACTTAATGAACGTTACGCCTTCCTACAACACAATTCTCGTAGACTACCTTCCGTATCGTGTACAAGAGCAGACGTTTATTAGCCAGTTAGAACAACTGGTTTCAGATATACATCTAGATTGTGTCTTCAGTAATCATTCGACAGCGACATTGACTATACCTGCCTATTACGGCAAAGAAACTGCTCTCGATCTCTCCCGTTTTAAGCAACAAGGTATATCGCTAGACCAACTCATTGAGCTTCACACCAATACCACCTATCAAGTCAGCGCCGTCGGTTTTATGCCAGGGTTTGCTTTTCTTTCCGATGTCGTAGTGGAACTGTCTATGCCGAGGCACGAAACGCCGCGTCTCTCTGTTCCAAAAGGCAGTGTTGGAATTGCTGATAGAAAAACAGCGGTCTACCCAGATCAATCTCCAGGTGGTTGGAATATTATTGCCCGCTCTCCCATACAGTTATTCAATAGTCAGGTGTCTGTAGAACATTTGAACGAGGCCTCTTTTTTTAACGTAGGCGATCAAGTGAGGTTTGAAGCAATCAGTAGGCAGGATTTTCTTGACCTTGGAGGGGTGCTTGAATGA
- a CDS encoding EAL domain-containing protein, protein MNKIKTLDLDIPSDMKLGWQNIVDLLANITHVPAALIMRVHSSSIEVFSTSESIGNPFKIGDSEELGHGLYCETVIKSNRRLLVPNATNDCSWENNPDVELGMISYCGIPLLWPSGEVFGTICILDNKENHYTPTYIQLLESFKLSIESQLMTLYQNAKLSKLNKELKSRVHTRTQDLASLNYSLNVEIDKRKAAEQKINYQKNHDLATGFLNRNAFESRLNLRMSNELKVNNRPFAVIHIGFTNGRRIQARYGYQAFDDILVEYRRKLSTIEGIEVLTGRPTSVDLAIAYTTDGLHSHLETLCEKLVEVGHSEFSIGNDKIHLHAFIGLSITDSEDNAETALKKASAAMLACKDSGKKYCFYSQAYNDDQIHLNKIEGYLLQAVRNDDLMLYFQPKVSPDTHKWVGAEALLRWRHPVLGDISNETLIHMAEQNGLIFEVGNFVLRSAIEKAKEWSKYVDNFKVAINVSAVQLKNVQFYEQIVHLLETYHLPARFLELEVTESGLIADEVVAKNTLESLHDLGVTLSLDDFGTGYASFGYLKKFPFDAIKVDKSFIDQMHNSEDDTEIVRSIVQIAKKLDLQVAIEGIENEEQEQFIIQEGCDIGQGYLYGKPMTCHEFEQNLADQNYPNSSRYA, encoded by the coding sequence ATGAATAAGATCAAAACGCTCGATTTAGACATTCCCAGTGACATGAAGCTCGGATGGCAAAACATCGTCGACTTACTGGCCAACATCACCCATGTGCCCGCCGCATTAATCATGCGAGTACACTCATCTTCAATTGAAGTTTTCTCAACCAGCGAATCCATTGGCAATCCTTTTAAAATCGGAGATTCTGAAGAGTTGGGACATGGTCTTTATTGTGAAACGGTCATTAAGTCGAACCGTCGTTTATTAGTCCCCAATGCCACCAATGATTGCTCATGGGAAAATAACCCAGACGTGGAATTAGGCATGATTTCATATTGCGGTATCCCTCTGCTTTGGCCCAGCGGTGAGGTGTTCGGTACAATTTGTATTCTCGATAATAAAGAGAACCACTACACACCAACTTACATCCAACTCCTTGAAAGTTTTAAGCTATCCATTGAATCACAGCTTATGACGCTTTATCAAAATGCCAAGTTGTCGAAATTAAACAAAGAGCTGAAGTCTAGGGTCCATACACGCACCCAAGATTTAGCCAGCCTCAACTACTCACTCAACGTTGAGATAGATAAGCGCAAAGCGGCAGAGCAGAAGATCAATTACCAAAAGAACCATGACCTAGCAACAGGCTTCCTCAATAGAAACGCTTTCGAATCGCGGTTAAATTTACGGATGTCCAATGAGCTTAAAGTAAATAATCGCCCCTTTGCCGTTATACACATCGGATTTACCAACGGGAGACGGATTCAAGCTCGCTATGGCTACCAAGCTTTTGACGATATATTGGTCGAGTATCGGCGCAAGCTTTCAACAATTGAAGGGATTGAGGTGTTGACTGGAAGACCGACCTCGGTCGATTTAGCTATTGCGTACACTACAGATGGGCTGCACTCGCATCTTGAGACACTTTGCGAAAAACTCGTTGAAGTCGGCCATTCCGAATTTTCAATCGGCAACGACAAAATTCACCTACACGCTTTCATAGGTTTATCGATTACAGATAGTGAAGATAACGCCGAAACAGCTCTTAAGAAAGCGTCGGCAGCAATGTTGGCGTGTAAAGATTCCGGTAAAAAATACTGTTTCTATTCTCAAGCCTATAATGACGACCAAATCCATCTCAATAAGATTGAAGGTTACCTGCTTCAAGCTGTTCGTAACGATGACCTCATGCTCTACTTCCAGCCTAAAGTATCACCAGATACCCATAAATGGGTGGGTGCAGAAGCCCTTCTTCGATGGCGTCATCCTGTTCTTGGTGATATTTCCAATGAAACGCTCATACATATGGCAGAGCAAAACGGGTTGATTTTTGAAGTTGGAAACTTTGTGCTTCGTTCGGCCATCGAAAAAGCCAAGGAGTGGTCTAAATATGTCGATAATTTTAAGGTGGCGATTAATGTCTCTGCCGTTCAATTGAAGAATGTTCAGTTCTATGAGCAGATCGTACATCTACTTGAAACCTATCACCTACCTGCTCGTTTCCTCGAACTGGAAGTGACCGAAAGTGGTTTGATCGCCGATGAGGTTGTTGCTAAAAACACGTTAGAATCATTGCATGACTTAGGTGTGACATTGTCACTTGACGATTTTGGTACAGGTTACGCATCCTTTGGGTATCTAAAAAAATTCCCGTTTGATGCCATTAAGGTTGATAAAAGTTTTATCGACCAAATGCACAACTCTGAAGACGATACCGAAATTGTTCGATCTATTGTTCAAATTGCCAAAAAGCTCGATCTCCAAGTCGCCATTGAAGGTATCGAGAATGAGGAACAAGAGCAGTTTATCATCCAAGAGGGCTGCGATATTGGGCAAGGATATCTGTATGGAAAACCGATGACATGTCATGAGTTCGAA